In a genomic window of Vidua chalybeata isolate OUT-0048 chromosome 30, bVidCha1 merged haplotype, whole genome shotgun sequence:
- the LIMA1 gene encoding LIM domain and actin-binding protein 1 isoform X2 has product MEPSPFNRRQWTSQSLKITAKELSLVNKSKSSALAERFSKYQKAAEEAAAEKKRSNTENLPAHFTRGNLSVLKKKWENPALGAESGKDTVRSSCAEVRHKVGSGRAPSPSPGAGAAPGQPQGPAGDSAEPRSRSREGGGMENCVREPRQVEKPEASERSESPGRIEKYNVPLSKLKMMFEKGEAPQPKGPREPRRAAVGRRISENSLSLEDFDAAQGERSHSTAGYLVESSAGLSPDKAESRKNLDMPRLSETSIKDRLAKYQAAVSKQGSSSGIIPMSEIQASESELKNYKSGQKENMAPIEDSSSCQDGEKVSVGENSLSLHSGLLEDGHAGQSESEAEAQKPVSSKQQNLGAKAAGQTEASPPKAVKKFQLPMKETCVGCQKTVYPMERLFANQQVFHISCFRCSYCNSKLSLGTYASLRGNIYCKPHFNQLFKSKGNYDEGFGHKQHKELWAGKTECEESPEKTVHGVNSPETPQSPGVEDAPIAKVGVLAASMEAKASAVPEREERPAETKKLRIAWPPPSDQSIQGSALDEGIKVLKPKWPPEEEISKPDVQEDVDLDLKKLRRSSSLKERSRPFTVAASFRTISVKGHKRENSPSPSKEERDTLKRSEELEREVVVEKKQKEKKVEHRNIQNAGEENVEEEQELSGIKTAEHNVVENGQMNADTDEEEHATEEPEIPKEELLEPNSPKHSSLANVVTAKESSPNQNRKSQDVGFWEGEDMEDLSVEEQIKRNRYYEDDDDDDE; this is encoded by the exons GTATcagaaagctgcagaagaaGCCGCTGCTGAGAAGAAGAGAAGT aacacagaaaacctGCCCGCTCACTTCACGAGGGGGAATCTGAGCGTGCTGAAGAAGAAGTGGGAGAATCCGGCGCTGGGAGCGGAGTCTGGCAAGGACACGGTCCGGAGCAGCTGCGCTGAGGTGAGGCACAAGGTCGGGAGCGGCCGCGCCCCTTCGCCATCCCcgggggctggagctgcccctggccaGCCGCAGGGTCCCGCTGGTGACAGCGCAGAGCCCCGCAGCCGCTCCCGGGAGGGTGGCGGCATGGAGAACTGCGTGAGAGAGCCCCGCCAAGTGGAAAAGCCCGAAGCCAGCGAGAGGTCGGAGTCTCCGGGCAGGATCGAGAAGTACAACGTGCCCCTGAGCAAGCTCAAGATGATGTTCGAGAAGGGTGAAGCCCCTCAGCCCAAG ggcccCCGGGAGCCGCGGAGGGCGGCCGTGGGCAGGAGGATTTCGGAGAACAGCCTCTCCTTGGAGGACTTCGatgctgcccagggagagaggagccacagcacagcag ggTATCTTGTAGAGAGCAGTGCAGGACTCAGCCCAGAcaaggcagagagcaggaagAACCTGGACATGCCCCGTTTATCAGAGACTTCAATAAAGGACAGGCTGGCCAAGTACCAGGCAGCTGTGTCCAAGCAGGGCAGTTCCTCAGGCATCATTCCCATG AGTGAGATTCAAGCCAGTGAGAGTGAACTCAAGAATTACAAATCTGGGCAGAAGGAGAATATGGCACCAATTGAGGACTCCAGTTCCTGTCAGGATGGGGAGAAG gtTTCTGTAGGTGAGAACAGCTTGTCTTTGCACTCTGGTCTGCTGGAGGATGGCCATG CTGGACAGTCGGAGAGCGAGGCAGAAGCTCAGAAACCTGTCAGCTCCAAGCAGCAGAACCTTGGTGCTAAAGCAGCTGGGCAGACAGAGGCCTCCCCACCGAAAGCCGTGAAG AAATTCCAGTTGCCAATGAAGGAAACCTGTGTTGGGTGTCAGAAGACCGTGTACCCCATGGAAAGGCTCTTTGCCAACCAGCAGGTGTTTCACATCAGCTGCTTCCGCTGCTCCTATTGCAACAGCAAACTCAG CCTCGGGACGTACGCGTCTCTGCGTGGGAACATCTACTGCAAGCCTCACTTCAATCAGCTCTTCAAGTCCAAAGGCAATTACGACGAGGGCTTTGGACACAAGCAGCATAAGGAATTGTGGGCAGGTAAAACTGAATGCGAAGAATCCCCAGAGAAAACCGTCCATGGTGTGAATTCACCAGAAACTCCACAGAGCCCAGGAGTAGAGGATGCTCCAATTGCAAAAGTGGGAGTTCTGGCAGCAAGTATGGAAGCAAAAGCTTCAGCTGTGcctgaaagggaagaaagaccagcagaaacaaaaaagctCAGGATTGCCTGGCCACCTCCGTCTGACCAAAGCATCCAAGGAAGTGCCTTAGATGAGGGCATCAAAGTACTCAAACCCAAGTGGCCTCCAGAAGAAGAGATTTCCAAGCCCGATGTGCAGGAGGATGTGGATCTAGATCTGAAAAAGTTAAGAAGATCCTCCTCGCTGAAGGAGCGAAGTCGCCCCTTTACAGTCGCAGCCTCATTTAGAACAATATCTGTTAAAGGCCATAAAAGAGAGAATTCACCATCTCCTTCCAAGGAAGAGAGAGACACGTTGAAAAGGAgtgaggagctggagagagaggTTGTCgtagagaaaaagcaaaaggaaaagaaggttGAGCATAGGAACATCCAGAACGCCGGGGAGGAAAATGTGGAGGAAGAACAGGAATTGTCTGGTATCAAAACGGCAGAGCACAACGTTGTCGAGAATGGCCAGATGAATGCAGACACAGATGAGGAAGAACACGCTACAGAGGAGCCAGAAATTCCAAAGGAAGAACTCCttgaaccaaattctcctaaACATTCCAGCTTAGCCAATGTTGTGACCGCTAAGGAATCATCTCCAAACCAGAATCGCAAATCCCAAGACGTTGGTTTTTGGGAGGGTGAAGACATGGAAGATCTATCCGTGGAAGAACAGATCAAAAGGAATCGCTActatgaagatgatgatgatgatgatgagtAA
- the LIMA1 gene encoding LIM domain and actin-binding protein 1 isoform X3, with protein MEPSPFNRRQWTSQSLKITAKELSLVNKSKSSALAERFSKYQKAAEEAAAEKKRSNTENLPAHFTRGNLSVLKKKWENPALGAESGKDTVRSSCAEVRHKVGSGRAPSPSPGAGAAPGQPQGPAGDSAEPRSRSREGGGMENCVREPRQVEKPEASERSESPGRIEKYNVPLSKLKMMFEKGEAPQPKQGPREPRRAAVGRRISENSLSLEDFDAAQGERSHSTAGYLVESSAGLSPDKAESRKNLDMPRLSETSIKDRLAKYQAAVSKQGSSSGIIPMVSVGENSLSLHSGLLEDGHAGQSESEAEAQKPVSSKQQNLGAKAAGQTEASPPKAVKKFQLPMKETCVGCQKTVYPMERLFANQQVFHISCFRCSYCNSKLSLGTYASLRGNIYCKPHFNQLFKSKGNYDEGFGHKQHKELWAGKTECEESPEKTVHGVNSPETPQSPGVEDAPIAKVGVLAASMEAKASAVPEREERPAETKKLRIAWPPPSDQSIQGSALDEGIKVLKPKWPPEEEISKPDVQEDVDLDLKKLRRSSSLKERSRPFTVAASFRTISVKGHKRENSPSPSKEERDTLKRSEELEREVVVEKKQKEKKVEHRNIQNAGEENVEEEQELSGIKTAEHNVVENGQMNADTDEEEHATEEPEIPKEELLEPNSPKHSSLANVVTAKESSPNQNRKSQDVGFWEGEDMEDLSVEEQIKRNRYYEDDDDDDE; from the exons GTATcagaaagctgcagaagaaGCCGCTGCTGAGAAGAAGAGAAGT aacacagaaaacctGCCCGCTCACTTCACGAGGGGGAATCTGAGCGTGCTGAAGAAGAAGTGGGAGAATCCGGCGCTGGGAGCGGAGTCTGGCAAGGACACGGTCCGGAGCAGCTGCGCTGAGGTGAGGCACAAGGTCGGGAGCGGCCGCGCCCCTTCGCCATCCCcgggggctggagctgcccctggccaGCCGCAGGGTCCCGCTGGTGACAGCGCAGAGCCCCGCAGCCGCTCCCGGGAGGGTGGCGGCATGGAGAACTGCGTGAGAGAGCCCCGCCAAGTGGAAAAGCCCGAAGCCAGCGAGAGGTCGGAGTCTCCGGGCAGGATCGAGAAGTACAACGTGCCCCTGAGCAAGCTCAAGATGATGTTCGAGAAGGGTGAAGCCCCTCAGCCCAAG cagggcccCCGGGAGCCGCGGAGGGCGGCCGTGGGCAGGAGGATTTCGGAGAACAGCCTCTCCTTGGAGGACTTCGatgctgcccagggagagaggagccacagcacagcag ggTATCTTGTAGAGAGCAGTGCAGGACTCAGCCCAGAcaaggcagagagcaggaagAACCTGGACATGCCCCGTTTATCAGAGACTTCAATAAAGGACAGGCTGGCCAAGTACCAGGCAGCTGTGTCCAAGCAGGGCAGTTCCTCAGGCATCATTCCCATG gtTTCTGTAGGTGAGAACAGCTTGTCTTTGCACTCTGGTCTGCTGGAGGATGGCCATG CTGGACAGTCGGAGAGCGAGGCAGAAGCTCAGAAACCTGTCAGCTCCAAGCAGCAGAACCTTGGTGCTAAAGCAGCTGGGCAGACAGAGGCCTCCCCACCGAAAGCCGTGAAG AAATTCCAGTTGCCAATGAAGGAAACCTGTGTTGGGTGTCAGAAGACCGTGTACCCCATGGAAAGGCTCTTTGCCAACCAGCAGGTGTTTCACATCAGCTGCTTCCGCTGCTCCTATTGCAACAGCAAACTCAG CCTCGGGACGTACGCGTCTCTGCGTGGGAACATCTACTGCAAGCCTCACTTCAATCAGCTCTTCAAGTCCAAAGGCAATTACGACGAGGGCTTTGGACACAAGCAGCATAAGGAATTGTGGGCAGGTAAAACTGAATGCGAAGAATCCCCAGAGAAAACCGTCCATGGTGTGAATTCACCAGAAACTCCACAGAGCCCAGGAGTAGAGGATGCTCCAATTGCAAAAGTGGGAGTTCTGGCAGCAAGTATGGAAGCAAAAGCTTCAGCTGTGcctgaaagggaagaaagaccagcagaaacaaaaaagctCAGGATTGCCTGGCCACCTCCGTCTGACCAAAGCATCCAAGGAAGTGCCTTAGATGAGGGCATCAAAGTACTCAAACCCAAGTGGCCTCCAGAAGAAGAGATTTCCAAGCCCGATGTGCAGGAGGATGTGGATCTAGATCTGAAAAAGTTAAGAAGATCCTCCTCGCTGAAGGAGCGAAGTCGCCCCTTTACAGTCGCAGCCTCATTTAGAACAATATCTGTTAAAGGCCATAAAAGAGAGAATTCACCATCTCCTTCCAAGGAAGAGAGAGACACGTTGAAAAGGAgtgaggagctggagagagaggTTGTCgtagagaaaaagcaaaaggaaaagaaggttGAGCATAGGAACATCCAGAACGCCGGGGAGGAAAATGTGGAGGAAGAACAGGAATTGTCTGGTATCAAAACGGCAGAGCACAACGTTGTCGAGAATGGCCAGATGAATGCAGACACAGATGAGGAAGAACACGCTACAGAGGAGCCAGAAATTCCAAAGGAAGAACTCCttgaaccaaattctcctaaACATTCCAGCTTAGCCAATGTTGTGACCGCTAAGGAATCATCTCCAAACCAGAATCGCAAATCCCAAGACGTTGGTTTTTGGGAGGGTGAAGACATGGAAGATCTATCCGTGGAAGAACAGATCAAAAGGAATCGCTActatgaagatgatgatgatgatgatgagtAA
- the LIMA1 gene encoding LIM domain and actin-binding protein 1 isoform X1 yields MEPSPFNRRQWTSQSLKITAKELSLVNKSKSSALAERFSKYQKAAEEAAAEKKRSNTENLPAHFTRGNLSVLKKKWENPALGAESGKDTVRSSCAEVRHKVGSGRAPSPSPGAGAAPGQPQGPAGDSAEPRSRSREGGGMENCVREPRQVEKPEASERSESPGRIEKYNVPLSKLKMMFEKGEAPQPKQGPREPRRAAVGRRISENSLSLEDFDAAQGERSHSTAGYLVESSAGLSPDKAESRKNLDMPRLSETSIKDRLAKYQAAVSKQGSSSGIIPMSEIQASESELKNYKSGQKENMAPIEDSSSCQDGEKVSVGENSLSLHSGLLEDGHAGQSESEAEAQKPVSSKQQNLGAKAAGQTEASPPKAVKKFQLPMKETCVGCQKTVYPMERLFANQQVFHISCFRCSYCNSKLSLGTYASLRGNIYCKPHFNQLFKSKGNYDEGFGHKQHKELWAGKTECEESPEKTVHGVNSPETPQSPGVEDAPIAKVGVLAASMEAKASAVPEREERPAETKKLRIAWPPPSDQSIQGSALDEGIKVLKPKWPPEEEISKPDVQEDVDLDLKKLRRSSSLKERSRPFTVAASFRTISVKGHKRENSPSPSKEERDTLKRSEELEREVVVEKKQKEKKVEHRNIQNAGEENVEEEQELSGIKTAEHNVVENGQMNADTDEEEHATEEPEIPKEELLEPNSPKHSSLANVVTAKESSPNQNRKSQDVGFWEGEDMEDLSVEEQIKRNRYYEDDDDDDE; encoded by the exons GTATcagaaagctgcagaagaaGCCGCTGCTGAGAAGAAGAGAAGT aacacagaaaacctGCCCGCTCACTTCACGAGGGGGAATCTGAGCGTGCTGAAGAAGAAGTGGGAGAATCCGGCGCTGGGAGCGGAGTCTGGCAAGGACACGGTCCGGAGCAGCTGCGCTGAGGTGAGGCACAAGGTCGGGAGCGGCCGCGCCCCTTCGCCATCCCcgggggctggagctgcccctggccaGCCGCAGGGTCCCGCTGGTGACAGCGCAGAGCCCCGCAGCCGCTCCCGGGAGGGTGGCGGCATGGAGAACTGCGTGAGAGAGCCCCGCCAAGTGGAAAAGCCCGAAGCCAGCGAGAGGTCGGAGTCTCCGGGCAGGATCGAGAAGTACAACGTGCCCCTGAGCAAGCTCAAGATGATGTTCGAGAAGGGTGAAGCCCCTCAGCCCAAG cagggcccCCGGGAGCCGCGGAGGGCGGCCGTGGGCAGGAGGATTTCGGAGAACAGCCTCTCCTTGGAGGACTTCGatgctgcccagggagagaggagccacagcacagcag ggTATCTTGTAGAGAGCAGTGCAGGACTCAGCCCAGAcaaggcagagagcaggaagAACCTGGACATGCCCCGTTTATCAGAGACTTCAATAAAGGACAGGCTGGCCAAGTACCAGGCAGCTGTGTCCAAGCAGGGCAGTTCCTCAGGCATCATTCCCATG AGTGAGATTCAAGCCAGTGAGAGTGAACTCAAGAATTACAAATCTGGGCAGAAGGAGAATATGGCACCAATTGAGGACTCCAGTTCCTGTCAGGATGGGGAGAAG gtTTCTGTAGGTGAGAACAGCTTGTCTTTGCACTCTGGTCTGCTGGAGGATGGCCATG CTGGACAGTCGGAGAGCGAGGCAGAAGCTCAGAAACCTGTCAGCTCCAAGCAGCAGAACCTTGGTGCTAAAGCAGCTGGGCAGACAGAGGCCTCCCCACCGAAAGCCGTGAAG AAATTCCAGTTGCCAATGAAGGAAACCTGTGTTGGGTGTCAGAAGACCGTGTACCCCATGGAAAGGCTCTTTGCCAACCAGCAGGTGTTTCACATCAGCTGCTTCCGCTGCTCCTATTGCAACAGCAAACTCAG CCTCGGGACGTACGCGTCTCTGCGTGGGAACATCTACTGCAAGCCTCACTTCAATCAGCTCTTCAAGTCCAAAGGCAATTACGACGAGGGCTTTGGACACAAGCAGCATAAGGAATTGTGGGCAGGTAAAACTGAATGCGAAGAATCCCCAGAGAAAACCGTCCATGGTGTGAATTCACCAGAAACTCCACAGAGCCCAGGAGTAGAGGATGCTCCAATTGCAAAAGTGGGAGTTCTGGCAGCAAGTATGGAAGCAAAAGCTTCAGCTGTGcctgaaagggaagaaagaccagcagaaacaaaaaagctCAGGATTGCCTGGCCACCTCCGTCTGACCAAAGCATCCAAGGAAGTGCCTTAGATGAGGGCATCAAAGTACTCAAACCCAAGTGGCCTCCAGAAGAAGAGATTTCCAAGCCCGATGTGCAGGAGGATGTGGATCTAGATCTGAAAAAGTTAAGAAGATCCTCCTCGCTGAAGGAGCGAAGTCGCCCCTTTACAGTCGCAGCCTCATTTAGAACAATATCTGTTAAAGGCCATAAAAGAGAGAATTCACCATCTCCTTCCAAGGAAGAGAGAGACACGTTGAAAAGGAgtgaggagctggagagagaggTTGTCgtagagaaaaagcaaaaggaaaagaaggttGAGCATAGGAACATCCAGAACGCCGGGGAGGAAAATGTGGAGGAAGAACAGGAATTGTCTGGTATCAAAACGGCAGAGCACAACGTTGTCGAGAATGGCCAGATGAATGCAGACACAGATGAGGAAGAACACGCTACAGAGGAGCCAGAAATTCCAAAGGAAGAACTCCttgaaccaaattctcctaaACATTCCAGCTTAGCCAATGTTGTGACCGCTAAGGAATCATCTCCAAACCAGAATCGCAAATCCCAAGACGTTGGTTTTTGGGAGGGTGAAGACATGGAAGATCTATCCGTGGAAGAACAGATCAAAAGGAATCGCTActatgaagatgatgatgatgatgatgagtAA
- the LIMA1 gene encoding LIM domain and actin-binding protein 1 isoform X4 produces the protein MEPSPFNRRQWTSQSLKITAKELSLVNKSKSSALAERFSKYQKAAEEAAAEKKRSNTENLPAHFTRGNLSVLKKKWENPALGAESGKDTVRSSCAEQGPREPRRAAVGRRISENSLSLEDFDAAQGERSHSTAGYLVESSAGLSPDKAESRKNLDMPRLSETSIKDRLAKYQAAVSKQGSSSGIIPMSEIQASESELKNYKSGQKENMAPIEDSSSCQDGEKVSVGENSLSLHSGLLEDGHAGQSESEAEAQKPVSSKQQNLGAKAAGQTEASPPKAVKKFQLPMKETCVGCQKTVYPMERLFANQQVFHISCFRCSYCNSKLSLGTYASLRGNIYCKPHFNQLFKSKGNYDEGFGHKQHKELWAGKTECEESPEKTVHGVNSPETPQSPGVEDAPIAKVGVLAASMEAKASAVPEREERPAETKKLRIAWPPPSDQSIQGSALDEGIKVLKPKWPPEEEISKPDVQEDVDLDLKKLRRSSSLKERSRPFTVAASFRTISVKGHKRENSPSPSKEERDTLKRSEELEREVVVEKKQKEKKVEHRNIQNAGEENVEEEQELSGIKTAEHNVVENGQMNADTDEEEHATEEPEIPKEELLEPNSPKHSSLANVVTAKESSPNQNRKSQDVGFWEGEDMEDLSVEEQIKRNRYYEDDDDDDE, from the exons GTATcagaaagctgcagaagaaGCCGCTGCTGAGAAGAAGAGAAGT aacacagaaaacctGCCCGCTCACTTCACGAGGGGGAATCTGAGCGTGCTGAAGAAGAAGTGGGAGAATCCGGCGCTGGGAGCGGAGTCTGGCAAGGACACGGTCCGGAGCAGCTGCGCTGAG cagggcccCCGGGAGCCGCGGAGGGCGGCCGTGGGCAGGAGGATTTCGGAGAACAGCCTCTCCTTGGAGGACTTCGatgctgcccagggagagaggagccacagcacagcag ggTATCTTGTAGAGAGCAGTGCAGGACTCAGCCCAGAcaaggcagagagcaggaagAACCTGGACATGCCCCGTTTATCAGAGACTTCAATAAAGGACAGGCTGGCCAAGTACCAGGCAGCTGTGTCCAAGCAGGGCAGTTCCTCAGGCATCATTCCCATG AGTGAGATTCAAGCCAGTGAGAGTGAACTCAAGAATTACAAATCTGGGCAGAAGGAGAATATGGCACCAATTGAGGACTCCAGTTCCTGTCAGGATGGGGAGAAG gtTTCTGTAGGTGAGAACAGCTTGTCTTTGCACTCTGGTCTGCTGGAGGATGGCCATG CTGGACAGTCGGAGAGCGAGGCAGAAGCTCAGAAACCTGTCAGCTCCAAGCAGCAGAACCTTGGTGCTAAAGCAGCTGGGCAGACAGAGGCCTCCCCACCGAAAGCCGTGAAG AAATTCCAGTTGCCAATGAAGGAAACCTGTGTTGGGTGTCAGAAGACCGTGTACCCCATGGAAAGGCTCTTTGCCAACCAGCAGGTGTTTCACATCAGCTGCTTCCGCTGCTCCTATTGCAACAGCAAACTCAG CCTCGGGACGTACGCGTCTCTGCGTGGGAACATCTACTGCAAGCCTCACTTCAATCAGCTCTTCAAGTCCAAAGGCAATTACGACGAGGGCTTTGGACACAAGCAGCATAAGGAATTGTGGGCAGGTAAAACTGAATGCGAAGAATCCCCAGAGAAAACCGTCCATGGTGTGAATTCACCAGAAACTCCACAGAGCCCAGGAGTAGAGGATGCTCCAATTGCAAAAGTGGGAGTTCTGGCAGCAAGTATGGAAGCAAAAGCTTCAGCTGTGcctgaaagggaagaaagaccagcagaaacaaaaaagctCAGGATTGCCTGGCCACCTCCGTCTGACCAAAGCATCCAAGGAAGTGCCTTAGATGAGGGCATCAAAGTACTCAAACCCAAGTGGCCTCCAGAAGAAGAGATTTCCAAGCCCGATGTGCAGGAGGATGTGGATCTAGATCTGAAAAAGTTAAGAAGATCCTCCTCGCTGAAGGAGCGAAGTCGCCCCTTTACAGTCGCAGCCTCATTTAGAACAATATCTGTTAAAGGCCATAAAAGAGAGAATTCACCATCTCCTTCCAAGGAAGAGAGAGACACGTTGAAAAGGAgtgaggagctggagagagaggTTGTCgtagagaaaaagcaaaaggaaaagaaggttGAGCATAGGAACATCCAGAACGCCGGGGAGGAAAATGTGGAGGAAGAACAGGAATTGTCTGGTATCAAAACGGCAGAGCACAACGTTGTCGAGAATGGCCAGATGAATGCAGACACAGATGAGGAAGAACACGCTACAGAGGAGCCAGAAATTCCAAAGGAAGAACTCCttgaaccaaattctcctaaACATTCCAGCTTAGCCAATGTTGTGACCGCTAAGGAATCATCTCCAAACCAGAATCGCAAATCCCAAGACGTTGGTTTTTGGGAGGGTGAAGACATGGAAGATCTATCCGTGGAAGAACAGATCAAAAGGAATCGCTActatgaagatgatgatgatgatgatgagtAA
- the LIMA1 gene encoding LIM domain and actin-binding protein 1 isoform X5 produces the protein MEPSPFNRRQWTSQSLKITAKELSLVNKSKSSALAERFSKYQKAAEEAAAEKKRSNTENLPAHFTRGNLSVLKKKWENPALGAESGKDTVRSSCAEVRHKVGSGRAPSPSPGAGAAPGQPQGPAGDSAEPRSRSREGGGMENCVREPRQVEKPEASERSESPGRIEKYNVPLSKLKMMFEKGEAPQPKVSVGENSLSLHSGLLEDGHAGQSESEAEAQKPVSSKQQNLGAKAAGQTEASPPKAVKKFQLPMKETCVGCQKTVYPMERLFANQQVFHISCFRCSYCNSKLSLGTYASLRGNIYCKPHFNQLFKSKGNYDEGFGHKQHKELWAGKTECEESPEKTVHGVNSPETPQSPGVEDAPIAKVGVLAASMEAKASAVPEREERPAETKKLRIAWPPPSDQSIQGSALDEGIKVLKPKWPPEEEISKPDVQEDVDLDLKKLRRSSSLKERSRPFTVAASFRTISVKGHKRENSPSPSKEERDTLKRSEELEREVVVEKKQKEKKVEHRNIQNAGEENVEEEQELSGIKTAEHNVVENGQMNADTDEEEHATEEPEIPKEELLEPNSPKHSSLANVVTAKESSPNQNRKSQDVGFWEGEDMEDLSVEEQIKRNRYYEDDDDDDE, from the exons GTATcagaaagctgcagaagaaGCCGCTGCTGAGAAGAAGAGAAGT aacacagaaaacctGCCCGCTCACTTCACGAGGGGGAATCTGAGCGTGCTGAAGAAGAAGTGGGAGAATCCGGCGCTGGGAGCGGAGTCTGGCAAGGACACGGTCCGGAGCAGCTGCGCTGAGGTGAGGCACAAGGTCGGGAGCGGCCGCGCCCCTTCGCCATCCCcgggggctggagctgcccctggccaGCCGCAGGGTCCCGCTGGTGACAGCGCAGAGCCCCGCAGCCGCTCCCGGGAGGGTGGCGGCATGGAGAACTGCGTGAGAGAGCCCCGCCAAGTGGAAAAGCCCGAAGCCAGCGAGAGGTCGGAGTCTCCGGGCAGGATCGAGAAGTACAACGTGCCCCTGAGCAAGCTCAAGATGATGTTCGAGAAGGGTGAAGCCCCTCAGCCCAAG gtTTCTGTAGGTGAGAACAGCTTGTCTTTGCACTCTGGTCTGCTGGAGGATGGCCATG CTGGACAGTCGGAGAGCGAGGCAGAAGCTCAGAAACCTGTCAGCTCCAAGCAGCAGAACCTTGGTGCTAAAGCAGCTGGGCAGACAGAGGCCTCCCCACCGAAAGCCGTGAAG AAATTCCAGTTGCCAATGAAGGAAACCTGTGTTGGGTGTCAGAAGACCGTGTACCCCATGGAAAGGCTCTTTGCCAACCAGCAGGTGTTTCACATCAGCTGCTTCCGCTGCTCCTATTGCAACAGCAAACTCAG CCTCGGGACGTACGCGTCTCTGCGTGGGAACATCTACTGCAAGCCTCACTTCAATCAGCTCTTCAAGTCCAAAGGCAATTACGACGAGGGCTTTGGACACAAGCAGCATAAGGAATTGTGGGCAGGTAAAACTGAATGCGAAGAATCCCCAGAGAAAACCGTCCATGGTGTGAATTCACCAGAAACTCCACAGAGCCCAGGAGTAGAGGATGCTCCAATTGCAAAAGTGGGAGTTCTGGCAGCAAGTATGGAAGCAAAAGCTTCAGCTGTGcctgaaagggaagaaagaccagcagaaacaaaaaagctCAGGATTGCCTGGCCACCTCCGTCTGACCAAAGCATCCAAGGAAGTGCCTTAGATGAGGGCATCAAAGTACTCAAACCCAAGTGGCCTCCAGAAGAAGAGATTTCCAAGCCCGATGTGCAGGAGGATGTGGATCTAGATCTGAAAAAGTTAAGAAGATCCTCCTCGCTGAAGGAGCGAAGTCGCCCCTTTACAGTCGCAGCCTCATTTAGAACAATATCTGTTAAAGGCCATAAAAGAGAGAATTCACCATCTCCTTCCAAGGAAGAGAGAGACACGTTGAAAAGGAgtgaggagctggagagagaggTTGTCgtagagaaaaagcaaaaggaaaagaaggttGAGCATAGGAACATCCAGAACGCCGGGGAGGAAAATGTGGAGGAAGAACAGGAATTGTCTGGTATCAAAACGGCAGAGCACAACGTTGTCGAGAATGGCCAGATGAATGCAGACACAGATGAGGAAGAACACGCTACAGAGGAGCCAGAAATTCCAAAGGAAGAACTCCttgaaccaaattctcctaaACATTCCAGCTTAGCCAATGTTGTGACCGCTAAGGAATCATCTCCAAACCAGAATCGCAAATCCCAAGACGTTGGTTTTTGGGAGGGTGAAGACATGGAAGATCTATCCGTGGAAGAACAGATCAAAAGGAATCGCTActatgaagatgatgatgatgatgatgagtAA